CAAGGAGAAAACATGCATCATAAGTAAGTACATATAATAATACACTTTTAATAATACCATACCAACCTATCCAACTGAAATCAACCATTGGTCAGGTCTCGTACATCATCTACTTATATTCTACACTCCATGAATGACGAAATTGGTAGCTAAGgacaaacctaacccaaccaactCTGCAAATAACAATGATGTCTACTAAACCAAGCCAAACCTAACCGACCCAAACTTAAGggggtattacactgggcaaatttcctgtggatcttcagtcaaaccatgatttctgTTAGCGTGGTTCTcgattgtttgttgttattactgctgatgaagatggtaagtaataccgtcatccttcagtgaaatctaccatagctttggaagatcacggacacgtcagaaaacagCGCAAAtaagagaaccacgccagcggaaatcgtggtttgactaaagattcacagaaaatttgcccagcgtaatagcccctttagcccAGCCCAACCCAGCCTAGCTTAACCAAACCTAAATAACTCAAACCAAACCACAGCCCAATACAATCAAACCCAAACCaatcaacccaacccaacctaacctaactttaaccAAGTCTAACCGAAGTAAACcaaaccaagcctaacctaaccgaaccaaaCTTAGCCCAGCCCAACCCAATCTACCTTAACCAAACCTAAACAAGTCAAACCAAACCACAGCCTAATACAACCAAACCCAAACCAATTAAactgacccaacctaacctaacttcagcCATGTCTAACCAAAGTAAACcaaaccaagcctaacctaacctaacctgacctgacctgacttaagCTACACTCACCTCCTGCAGTCTGGGTATGTCCGTGATGGGGTCAGGCACCGAGCGGAGGTAGGTGAAGATCTCCATGTAGTCGCAGCGCTCAAGGATCCCCTCCTCGCACAGCTTGAAGATGGCCAAGGCATAGCGGAAGAGGACCTGAACGTGGGAGAAAGATATAGGTGACTGAGCCTTGCATAATAAAATACCTCTGGATCTAACAACACATTTTACAAGGTCACAGAGAGGATTAGTCAAATTTtcatgtgtgtgtttacatttttTGTTTCACACTGTCACAAAGaggattaacccagtagcagcgatgggccaaatttgtggctttaccatgtagcattgacgtgccaaatttgtgactttaccgtgtagcagtgatgggccaaatttgtgactttaccgtgtagcagcgatgggccaaatttgttactttaccgtgtagcagcgatgggccaaatttgtggctttaccgtgtagcagcgatgggccaaatttgtgactttaccgtgtagcagcgatgggccaaatttgtggctttaccgtgtagcagcgatgggccaaatttgtggctttaccatgtagcagtgacgggccaaatttgtggctttaccgtgtagcagcgatgggccaaatttgtgccatgatataaaccccaaaaaatagatgatacataatctgatcacaaatgctttgatatattatgaaatggtttgtgaggggtgattttttctcatttttctcgcttggagggaccattaagaaacatgatccccactgctaccgggttaagacacgttttcatttttacagcaagggaggcaactcaagggcaaaaaacaaaaactggaACAAAAAAGCCCTTTAGAGTTACAAAAATGCCTGCtagaaacaacaaaaaagcccactagatATAATAAAAGCCTGGTGCGTATCCCTTTACTTTCTCACAATACCACGGGAGAATCAGCCAAGTTTTCACagatttgtttcccttttctatctCACAATGCTGCAGAGAGAATTGGTCAACTTTTCATGGGTGTGGATGTGTTTCCTGTCGATGGTGCACTGCAGAGGCCTGAGAATACTACCATTTCACTCATATAACCACCCCACCAAAGTCCTGACAATTTGTATAAGTCTTATCAAACAGGTGTATTTGGGCGCTTTGTGAGTACGGGTCTGAGTGTGACTGGTTGTGTGAAGATGTGCTTGGTTGGGTGATGGACTTAAAGAtggaaatgactgactgactgactgcattcAATATATATAACTGATTGGCTGAGTGGAAGATGAGTTTGCTTGACTGATGAAATGATGTATggagatgactgactgactgtttgactgaTTTGAGTACATATAACTGACTAGGTGAGTGGAAGATGAGATTGCTTGACTGATGAAATGATGTATGgagatgactgactgatttgaaTATATATAACAGACTGGCTGAGGGGTAGATGTGCTTGTTTGACTGATGAAATGAAGTATGAAGATGACTGACTGTCTGTTTGACTGATTTGAGTATATATAATTGACTGGCTGAGTGGTAGATATGCTTGGTTGACTGATAGACTGAAatatgtagcagtgatgggccaaatttgtggctttaccatgtagcagcgatgggccaaatttgtggctttaccaactgactgactgatgaaaaGACATgtaactgactggatgactgaccgATTGAAGAATGtggacgactgactgactgagtattACAAGACCATCCTTTACCTTGGAGCCCTCGTACAGGAAGGAGTCCCAGATGGTGAGGTAGGTGATGGGCGGGATGATGTCGATGTACACACACAAGAACCAGttgaaggtgaagagggagatgTCGAGACCGTGGCGAGCCAGGTGGTTGCTGAGCCGTGGTAGTTTCTCTGCGACCAAGTCTTTCAGGACACGCtaaggaggcaaggagggcaTTAAATGGTGCGCCAATGAAAAATGACAAAACTAAAATCAAGAGGATAATAAAGGGTTTTGTTATAATTATCAGACTGTGCAGTTAACGGCAAAAAATGTTATGCCATGGATAGAATAACACTACATTCACCAGTGTGTCATTGCCCAATAAAAAGGAGGGTGGGTATTAGATTCTGTGTTCATACAATTAGAAAAGCAAGAATATTACATCACGGTACCTAAAAGTGCAGTTAATACATAAGACAATGacatggaaaagaggagagtggtgAATATGGGTCTACACAAGATAGAATTGCTAATGAACAgtgaatgaaaaatatgtaagaaCCTCAAGTAATATCTTCAAGAATGTATCCCAAAGTTAAACATGTATCAATTTCATACCTACTAGCTTAATGGGCAAACTAGGAACGACAGGAGTAACTTTCacaaataaaagtaaacaagtaaataaaatagAGGTAACTAGTAGAGGCGTGAGATAAAAGGTATTGTGATGAGCTGCAGCCTCCTCACCTGGTCCACCTGAGAGCCCAGCAGGTGCTTGTTGTAGTAGTCTGGCGGCATCAGGTACTCCACGATGTAGATGAGGCACCAGAACGCATCCTCCTCGTTCAGAAAGAGAAGCGCAATGGCAGCGAGGCGATTGAGACCCTGAAAATATTATACAAATGTGCTTTAAGTAatcgaaaaaaagagagattctGTGTGCATTTTCAATCTTACATATCTCTTTTTCCCTACTAATTGCTGACTCCTGTTCACTAATCTCCAAGTCACTGCagggaaaacaaaactaaacaaaaacagcaaaaaattTAGATTCAGTCACAATCTTGATTCTtacttatctctccttttctaatTCCATCTGTTCACTCAATTCACATCACCCTCATTTCTCTACCCTCATCTACCTATTCTGTTATCCCTCCCCTCCACATCCACACTGGCCATACATCCTTCTCTTCACCCCAGCATACCACCCTATCTCCTCTCCACGCACCTGACAGTATCCGACTTGTGGGTTGTGCCGGGAGAAGGCCAAAAGGACTCGCCTCAACTTGGCTATTCCATCCGAGAAGAAAGTTTCGTAGTGGCGGTTGTTGGGCAGCGTTCTCAGGAGGTCAAGCTCAATCTGgtgaagaggagttggaggtgtGGTTAGTGGGAGAAGTGGTTGTGAGGTGTGACTGTTGAGTTTTTGTTCACTGGAGAAGAATGTGGCTGCAGAAGTGTGGCTCAGGAGTGCAATAACCccttttttggccactcatctcagCATTCTATTACAGGAGCAGCACACAGCAGGCATTTTTTGTGTctatttatttctgcccttgagttgattcctttactgttaaaaaaatgaTGAGGTGGAGTGTGGTTGCAGTGAGACAATGGCAGACAAATTTAACTTTAGTGTAGGTTCAAAAATAAACATCTCAATGGAAAAGGTTGTCCTGTACCATTATCTTTCCATTTTTAAGGACTTTGGAGTGTAATGGTGAAGTGGAGTGTGATTGAAGTGAGACTATGGTGGATAATTTAACTCTAGTGTAAACTTAAGAACAAACATTGCAGTAGAAAAGGTCCTGTAGCATCTTTCCATATTTAAGGGAACAAGAGACAGATCATAGataacaaaagaggaaggaaacaaggccATCTTTCTCCTTGGCTCCCTGTGTCACTGCCTCACCTGTTTGGTCGCCGGGtccagggtggaggaggaggaggtgtggcgcGCTAGCAGGTCTTGGTAGTAGTTGGACGGCAGCGCAGCCTTCAGGGGGTGCACCTCCGCTTCAATCAGCAGCCGCCACACCTTACCCTGATGGAGGACGTcattagtaaaagaagaagaattgatgGTTTATTGAGAGTTTGCAGGTATGGGTTGAAAGCatacaaagaaaagtaaatataaTGAAAGGGAGCGATGAATATAATTTACATAACCacaatgaaagaagaaacaaaaaagtaaagaCTGAAAACCAACAAACAAATAATTTTTCGAATATGTTAGCATCCACAAGCCATCCTGACCTTGTACTGGTATGGGATGCTTCCCCTGATGAGGTACTTGAGCTCCGGGCAGGTGTGCAGCTCCTTGGCACTCGTCCCTGCCAGAAAACTCTCCCATTTACTCTCCCAGGATGAAGCGCCTTGCTGTGGGGGTAATACATGTCAGACACCCATCCTGTACCGACCTAACCATCCTGCCTCCCTGCACGATATGGCTGAGGGCTGAGGGGCTGTGGGGTTGTGGTGCAATTGGTGGTGTAGAGGACCAGACTGAGTGATGTTGTATAAAACAACTAACTATTGAATGCTCAGAAAAGTTAATTAGCAGCTACAAAAAAAGGGAATGGTGGAGGGATTTAGCAGCATAGCACATCAATGATAAAATTATAGTATAAGTCTAGCCATAAGCAAAAATAGAAAGGATGGACAAGAAGTAAGATCACAACATTCCTGACAATTATGGATTCTTTTACTGAAACTACACGTTTATTTTCAACTGGATACAACATATATAATTTGATTATTTACTTTCAAGCATTTAGTATACAAAAAAATCATGACAAGCAAGCATTTGTTATGGAAGTCACTCCAGTGAATACAAAATAACGAGTCACAGAGAAAGGAGAATttcaagatgaagaaaacaatgcATAAAAAAGAAATTTACATGCCTAAATAATACCCAACTTACAGATTTTATGGTGAGAAACTGAGTAAGTGCTATGTGATGTTTAAGAGTGCCACGAGTatgcatgtgagtgtgtgtgcatgtatgtgtctCTGTGTGAGTATGGTGTTGGTACCTGTGCCTGGTATGCCAGAGCCTGTGACTGCTTCTGGAGGTACGCAGCCTTGGCCTCCAGTGTTCCGTCTTCAGGTGCTGTGATGCAGAAGCCGTACTCGTCATACTCACGACCCTTGCTCTGGAGTACTctgtaggggagggaggaagtgtgtgagggattaacagagggagggagaggtgagtagGTAAAATAAGGGTGAGAGTATGACAGGTAAAcatggacagacaggcagagacaaacaCAGTAAGACAGGCAACAAAAACCCTATGGCAGCTCCCTTACTTGAGCGCAGGAGGATCACGAGCTCCCACCACGTCCTGGAGGAGCTGGGACACGATGGAGCGGTCGTGCTGGCCGGCCTGGGGGGAGTGCAGctcgttgaggaggaggaggtacttgcTCTGGATCTGGTAAAACTTGGCCTCCCATTCACTCGACTCtctggaggagggtgaggagaataCGATaagcgaaaataaagaaaaagaagaagaagaagaagaacgataaATAAATAGAGGTACATTATGCGTAACAGTTGCGAACATCAAGAAAATTAATTACAACATGAAGCTTTGGCAGATGATAAGCGTGTTTCTGTGTGCTCTTTACATTTTCCTGTACATATGTTTTTGAGTTAGTAAAGCAACACAGAGCAAGAAAAAGATACAGgaacagaggaatgaaaaagaacacTCACGTAATCAGTTTGTCCTCCCTGTCGGCTGCATGTTTCCGAAGAAGGTTCAGTTCAAGGATCTCTTTGTTGAGGAAGAGATTCTGGGCCTTGTATGCCTCCACCGAATCCTTCAACACATCGTCCTCCATGTCTGAGGTCTGTGTGCCACGGGTGACAAACTCTGGGATGTcgtgggggaaggagggtgaggctGGAGAGCTTGGGTAGGAGTAGAAGCAGGAGTTGGGCATGGAAGTGAAGTTGTTGGGAGTGGGTGGCTTGATTACGTCAATTTCGTGGGTGAGGCTGACGATTGCCTTGTCCTTGGCCTGAAAAGTTGTTCTTGGGATGAATTCACTTTTCCATCGTAATAATCAGCACCAGTATCAATTAGCTAACTCTATTACTTGAGATTTTCATGAGTGTCAATATTTTAATAATTAGAGTATTTATTTACATCTGGTTCTATGAAAACAGAATAATAGGCTAAAAACTGAAGAAATGTTTTATACTTAGAGGAAAATACCACTAAACATAAATAATTCTAAAAGAACCTTCAAGAAAATTATATATCAACATTTTTTCCATTGAATTCATAAATACaagacaaatatatacaaattccACACCTCCACCAGGCAGTAGAGCATCGATATCTTCTCACTGAGGTGTTCATGGTGCTGCCGAGCCCTTGAGAGCTCCTCCTCCAGATGAGCGATCTCTTTGGCTGACTCCTGAGTCTCATGTTCCAGCTGGACAATGCGACGGTCCTTCCCTCGCAGGATCTCAATTACATGATGGTCTGTGAGGTCACTGCGGTCAAGGCTGATTCTGAGAGGGAAAATGGGGAGAACATTttaataatagcaaaaaaaaaagacacaattaCAGCTTTAAATTTCCTCCACAAAAATCCAGTACAGTAAGTTATAGAATCAAATAGAAAAGGACACATTATTTATAGTGACACATGAATACAATCAAACAGGAAGGATGTAGAATCATTGTTCTTAACTGTATgatcataaaataaaaataaatgacagAGCATTACATAGATGAAACCATAATAAAAGAATCATGAAATGGAATCACTTTTAGGAGTTAAAAGTGGTAGTATAGCACTTACAGCGTGGCTTTCTCTTGCTGTAGTGATTCCAGCTCCTTCTGCAGAACACTTATCACCTCTCTGGATGCCTGATACTCGTCCTGGGTGGCAGTGTGCTCCTCCTGCATCATTATCAGGTCCGCTTGTAACTGAAGGAAGTCAACATCATTGTGACCATTAGCAACACGATCAGTGACTTCAAAGTAGATAAAAATCAACACGTTATTTTACTTTTGAGAGATCTTATATCTTCTGGGTAAAGATACCTCTAGAATTCATCAATGATGGGGAAATAATATAATGATCAAAAGGATTAATTTAACATGAATGAGAGCCACTTCACAAAGAGAAAACACTGCCAAAAAGTCAAGGAAGCAGGAAAGGAGCACTCACCTCTTCACACTTCTTGCAAGTGGCTGGTTTGTGAACATTAGTGACTTCAGTAACTTCTTTTCCCTCATGAGACTTACGACCCCTCAGGGAACTCCTGAGTCTTCGGCTCAGGTTTCCAAAGCTCAAATCCTCCGTGGGGGAGCTGGTTATGCTGTTGCGTGAGCCAAGGGGGCTTGTGGGTGACCGCAGGGCTGTGAAGGAAGTACTTAGTAAAAACTGAAAAGCTGGGCAGAAAATACAATCAACCATTACTGGATAGTGACATGAAAACTGATAAGTAGGTATATATATGAAAACCTGAAGAGGATATCAAGAAGTCATCCAAGATTCCACAAATGATAAATAAGGGTGTTGATATGACAACTATTTGATATATATCTCTAATTTTCTAAAGTGACTGAGCAGCTACTTTGAAAGATGCATCATTTATATTTAGGAGTAAATGACTATGGACAAATCCAGATATTTAAAGAGACTATCATCAAAAGATACAAGCTAATGCAGCAGTCACATAGCAATTTAAGAACCCTCTCATCATGGCCACTTTAAACATCAcatacactctcctcctcccaatACTCACACTCACTACTAGGGCTGCCTTTAAATATTTTTGGCGTGTGTGGCAGGAGGTTGGAAATGGCGAGCGAGAGAGGGGTGGAGTGGGGTCTGGACGGAAGGTCAGAGTCTGCTGAGCGCATAACAGGCAATTGGAGGTCATGGTGGGGGTCTGGAATGTCAGCTATGGAGGCCTTGTTGTCCTCCTGAATCAGCCCTGTCTCAGGACGCTGTACAAAAAAGATGAGCTGAGATGTTTGCAGCATATGTCCATATATCTTAGGTGTCTTATACTTGTATGACAAGCTCccagaataagaaaagcacaataGTTATCAATTACACAAAAGGAGCACTTATTTTATACATGCTGCATAAATCAAAACTTAACCAACACAATTATATTATGGTATCTTCataaagaaaattaagtaaataaaaggaaaatcagATATGTAACAGAATCAAGGAAGAAAGGACATCACATTACATACCTTGGTTGATGTAGTCTTGCTTGCAGGAGTCTTGGTAGCTGTGCGCCGATGACTGAACTCCCTCCTCGCAGTCTGAAGCTGCTCCAGCCAATCCGTGCGGCCCTGGGCTGACAATGCCTCCAGCACTATCTCCTTGTTGCCCCATCTGGTAGAGATGCCCCCATAAAATCCATTACTATGACactgataataataacattgCTCTCAATTTCATCTGAAATTATCAAATATTGGTTCCATTTTAATTAATAATTCCATGCTCATcaataatatacaaaaaaaaataaagtttagaGGAATAAAACAGGTTTCATGCCCAAGATATGTAGTTATTCTACATATAATAAATAAGTTCATTGCTTGGATAAATCACCATTTAagaaaggtaaaggtaaatttgggggcatacgctgtagcagtgcatggcctcggtgctcatctccataacattggcccctgagcctgtggtgggagggagcccattaccctgggacacagggccagtgtgacatccaggttaccacagttaccTCTGATCTCTCAGCCTCCTGTATATctttgcatcatcagcaaacagttTTCCACTGGAATGTATCCCTTCCAAGATGTCATTGACGTACACAAGAAAGAGTAATGGTCCCAGGACACTACCCTGAGGGACCCTACTCAGAACTGGCAACCACGTCGAGTGTTCATTTTTattactctttgttgtctgtttgtGAGGAATGCCTTTACCCATGACAATAGTCTACCTCTGATCCCCATGGCCTCTACTTTGTGAATTAGTCTCTTGTGGGGTACCATGTCAAATGCTTTCCTGCAGTCCAGGTAAATCACATCAGCATTCTCCCCTGCATCTAAAGCTGTTTCCAGTTCACTGAGATATTCCAAGAGTTGTGTAAGGCAAGACCTGGTGGCTCTAAATCCATGTTGGTGCTTGTTCAATAAGTTGTTCCCCTCAAGGTATTGCTGGAGGCATTTTCTAAGGATTTTCTCCATCAGTTTGCATGGAACAGAGGTCAAGCTGACTGGACGGTAGTTTGGGGCATTTCTTTTATCCCCCTTCTTGCATATTGGTGTTATGCGtgctttcttccactcttctggTAGTTCTCCTGATCTAAGTAAAGCTTCAAATATTATTTTTAAAGGGCAGACAATGTTTGCCTTGCATTCTTTGAGAAATTAGGGTGCACTCCATCTGGTCCAGGTGCAGATGACTCTTTCAGTTCTCGAATGACATTTATGACATCTGTAGTAGTGATGGTACAGTCCAGgattccttccccttcaacgCTTGCAATGTGTGGGAGGTCACCATCTGGTTCTAACACAAAAACATCATGAAACGCTGCATTCAAGAGCTCacagtggtgggagggagcccattaccccaggacacagggccagtgtgacatccaggttaccacagtttacattcccagtttccccaggtacccatttatcgaccagcccgagagggaggatgaacagctgggtgagctgcacgccaactgcccgggccgggattcgaacccaggcccgcggagcagaagccaggcacgcagaccactagaccacagaggcgtaACCAGGCATGGGAACTCACCTAATACTGAACTGTCCTTCATTCTTGTTCTCGGGGTCGAAGTAGAAAGTGGCAAGCGATATATCAATCATGCCGAGGGGCTCTGACTCATCCTTCTGTTTGTAGTAATACAGTTTACACACGCTGTCCGAGTACACGAACCATCTCTTCTTCGGCGCCGTCCCGAGGCCCTTCAAGGCGGGCAGGTGCATCTTGTTGGTAATGATGTACAGGTAACCCGACAGACTGTACCCCGTGCGAGGATTCCTGGCGCCGGACTC
The window above is part of the Eriocheir sinensis breed Jianghai 21 chromosome 44, ASM2467909v1, whole genome shotgun sequence genome. Proteins encoded here:
- the LOC126980397 gene encoding TBC1 domain family member 2B-like; this translates as MFFPPPASPPAAAGEAGEEKYTVELRRRGDGEHSREPRARPRTWSRAPDSLEKIEESEAESGARNPRTGYSLSGYLYIITNKMHLPALKGLGTAPKKRWFVYSDSVCKLYYYKQKDESEPLGMIDISLATFYFDPENKNEGQFSIRWGNKEIVLEALSAQGRTDWLEQLQTARREFSHRRTATKTPASKTTSTKRPETGLIQEDNKASIADIPDPHHDLQLPVMRSADSDLPSRPHSTPLSLAISNLLPHTPKIFKGSPSSESLRSPTSPLGSRNSITSSPTEDLSFGNLSRRLRSSLRGRKSHEGKEVTEVTNVHKPATCKKCEELQADLIMMQEEHTATQDEYQASREVISVLQKELESLQQEKATLISLDRSDLTDHHVIEILRGKDRRIVQLEHETQESAKEIAHLEEELSRARQHHEHLSEKISMLYCLVEAKDKAIVSLTHEIDVIKPPTPNNFTSMPNSCFYSYPSSPASPSFPHDIPEFVTRGTQTSDMEDDVLKDSVEAYKAQNLFLNKEILELNLLRKHAADREDKLITESSEWEAKFYQIQSKYLLLLNELHSPQAGQHDRSIVSQLLQDVVGARDPPALKVLQSKGREYDEYGFCITAPEDGTLEAKAAYLQKQSQALAYQAQQGASSWESKWESFLAGTSAKELHTCPELKYLIRGSIPYQYKGKVWRLLIEAEVHPLKAALPSNYYQDLLARHTSSSSTLDPATKQIELDLLRTLPNNRHYETFFSDGIAKLRRVLLAFSRHNPQVGYCQGLNRLAAIALLFLNEEDAFWCLIYIVEYLMPPDYYNKHLLGSQVDQRVLKDLVAEKLPRLSNHLARHGLDISLFTFNWFLCVYIDIIPPITYLTIWDSFLYEGSKVLFRYALAIFKLCEEGILERCDYMEIFTYLRSVPDPITDIPRLQEVAFQRVNPLSKNYLRKRREYHRAIVEAELAEVEAMRKSYHAAKAAKEAKEAPDALPATPVNSPPSTEDEGEGDTDPSSSPKAAEGQGGGSGGRGGVGLHFGALRSVVFERKDEVSHKIDEASVEASDKGRE